In Gopherus flavomarginatus isolate rGopFla2 chromosome 1, rGopFla2.mat.asm, whole genome shotgun sequence, a single genomic region encodes these proteins:
- the TMEM123 gene encoding porimin codes for MRLSAGAAGPLHAAALLLLLAAFCLSASGTTNMSIPTTITQSTSNTSAHDKNVTLTTTLGSTKTTTTQTTTNNQTTTTNNNQTASSATTSKPTTTIQSTASVTVTTSKTMSPSSSVTATPKSAAVLSRTSRFDVGSFFGGIVLTLGMLAILYVGCKTYHSRRGVQYRTIDEHDAII; via the exons ATGAGACTCTCCGCTggggctgccggccccttgcacgctgcggcgctgctgctgctgctcgccGCCTTCTGCCTCTCCGCGTCCG GGACTACAAATATGTCCATCCCAACCACAATCACACAATCCACTTCAAATACTTCAGCACATG aTAAAAATGTCACTCTCACGACTACATTGG GTTCTAccaaaacaaccaccacccagaCAACCACCAACAACCAGACAACCACCACCAACAACAACCAGACAGCTTCATCAGCCACCACCTCAAAACCCACAACAACCATACAATCAACAGCCAGTGTCACTGTGACCACCTCCAAGACTATGTCTCCTTCCAGCTCCGTCACAG cCACGCCAAAATCTGCAGCTGTGCTATCCAGAACCTCCAGATTTGATGTGGGCAGTTTTTTTGGTGGCATTGTGCTGACACTTGGAATGTTAGCCATTCTCTATGTTGGATGTAAAACATATCACTCAAGAAGAGGTGTTCAGTACAGAACCAT TGATGAACATGatgctatcatttaa